CTTGCGCGGTCCCACCGGCTCTCAGCCTATTAATGAGTCCATAGACTTTTTTATCGGAGAACGTTTGCTCGACCTCCTCTGAAACTATCGATTCAACGCCGGGTGAGACAGCCTTCGGGCTTTCCTCCCGGTTCTCCTCAGTTCTTGGCGGACCCGTTAGCAGAAATGCCGAATCGACCTGTCCCAGATGAACCTCGTTCGGAGTTCCTTTTCGGTTCGCCGGGTGCAACTGCCGTGTTACCGCGAATGGAGGATATGCCGCTCTTATCGGCGGGGCCGTGTCGCTGACGATCAAAACCTCGGATAGCGCCGCGATCTGCCTTATCTCCGACGGGTGCATAAGCGCCCGCTTCTGCTCCGCGTATCTCGTGTTGTCGAGTTTCTTGCCAGGGTAATCCTGAAAGGTCTTCGAAAAGATGGTGGTGTCACCCAACTGCTTCGAAGCGTATTCGGCCGTCACGTCGTCGAGACCAGGCAGAAACAGCTTTGTCATCACGGTTCCCAGGATCGCATTCGCCTGCTCACGGCCGTACTGATCGTACATCTGCGGCAAGTCCTGGTATCCCAGCCCCAAGCCAACCCCCCGGCCGCGTCCGATTCCCGATATGCGCTTCACCTCGGCGACGTTGAGCTGATATGCCTCGTCGATCAAAACAAAGCAGGGATACTTCGGCTCGCTCAACCCGTCAAGCCTCATCTCCATAACGGCCTGCCCGAGAAACGTCGCGATGAACTCCTTGTAGATATCGGCT
This sequence is a window from Acidobacteriota bacterium. Protein-coding genes within it:
- a CDS encoding type IV secretory system conjugative DNA transfer family protein — its product is MESSPSLYAKQAYLAFRQAPIQTRGSILIGLYNKLRPFTLAPARMVTMQPTAEEVKAGCHLIDFSNLRKPGTAVYLVVSEGAADIYKEFIATFLGQAVMEMRLDGLSEPKYPCFVLIDEAYQLNVAEVKRISGIGRGRGVGLGLGYQDLPQMYDQYGREQANAILGTVMTKLFLPGLDDVTAEYASKQLGDTTIFSKTFQDYPGKKLDNTRYAEQKRALMHPSEIRQIAALSEVLIVSDTAPPIRAAYPPFAVTRQLHPANRKGTPNEVHLGQVDSAFLLTGPPRTEENREESPKAVSPGVESIVSEEVEQTFSDKKVYGLINRLRAGGTAQDSSSQTSESYCHEEALEDLTVDLSFNITAQYERAHA